The genomic stretch AAGGGAGCCTGGCGAGGATCTCCATGAACACATCGTCGCTCATGGTGGGTGgcttcacagagagagagagagagagaaagaggaaggtgaaGAGCATATATAGGGCATGAAAGGAACAGAAGACGCGGAGTGCTGGTTTGGGGAAGAAGCTGAGTGGCGTGGGTGGAGAGGGAACAGTGTGGCTTCGGCTTGTACGCAAACCAAGACCCACATTGAGGCGTTCACTCTTAGTGAACTCTCGAATCGAACGGAAGCAAGGAAGGGGAATGTATGGGCACAGGTGGGCAACACACGGCGGGGGAGGTGGCACACACGAATCACCTGTGCTGATACGTGCTGTCACGGCGACGATCGCGGCCCCGTCGGTACtactatataatatatttataatataatcatttgatttttttaatgataatataACGTTGATGTTCTTTtaacgttatatatatatatatatatatatatatatatatatatatatatatatatatatatatatatatatatatatatatatatatgtaaaggaTGGAAAACGTATGGTCATGGATTTTCCTCTAAAGATAATGATGAACAACTGCACTTTGTCACATTCACACACTGTATTCCTTCACATCACTTGGATATGCCTCCACCACCGTCCTTGTGGCCAAGCAATCCGACATGTGCCGCGAGAAAGGAAATAACCACATGTTTACCACATAGCATGccgtctccctctcctcctccatctccaacaCCTCCTCGACCTTGTTCTTCCTCAGATCATACGATACGAGCTTCCAGTCCGCCCTCAGGTACGCCACCTCCCTCTCCGGATGCAGCGCCACTACTGCTCCATTAACGTTGACGCTGTGCTTCAGCACCCACCCACCACCGCTCGACTCGTTGTGCATCCACACCCTGAGCCGACCGCCGTCGTTGCAGGCGTATTGCAGACCGCCGGCGGACATGTCGAGACGCGCCCCATGCTTCATGGCCTCCGGCAGCTCGATCAGACGGCACACGCTGTCGTCGCCGAGGTCGACCGCCACGGCGTAGTTCGGGTGGGCCAGGATATAGAGGGTCCCCGCGAAGTACCGCAACGTGGTGGTCATGGCGTCGGGGTCGAGCCCCCACTGCACGCTGCGCTCGGCCCACCTCCCGGTTTCCGACGCGAAGACCATGAGCTCGGCGCCCCGCGGGAGCCAGCCGGTGAAGGCGACCACCTTGTACTCCGAGGAGTGCCGGGGGTCGAAGGCGAGCACCGAGAGTTGCGCTCTCTTGGGGGGCCGCGGCAGCTCAACCCATCTCATGGTGATGGGGCTGACGACGTAGAACATGGAGTGGAAGCTCGAGTAGGAGAGCAGCAGGCCGTGGCAGCAGTCGACGATGGCGGAGCTCCGATGGAAGGGGAAGAACTCGAGGCTGCATTCACGGAGGCTGCCGCGGGACGTGCACGCGAACCGGGGCTTCTCGCTCTCGCCATCGCCGCAGCGGTAGAAGACAGCGGAGGCGAGAAGGGGAAGCCGCCACCGGAGGTAGTCGTCGGAGATAAGGCGGTGCCATTCCCTGGAGACGCAGCTAAATCGGAACAGGGCCTCGACGGGGAGCCTGGCGAGGATCTCAAAGCACACGTCGTCGCTCATGGTGGCTTCACTGCTGTAATTGGCATCATCAAATGGAGAAGCAGATGTTGAAGTCTTACGAATCAGATCAATAATAGTATAAAAAAGAATTAAAGAAAAATCTTATtagatacaaaaagaaaaaagaagaaaaaacctgAAGAGTCCTATGGCTCCTCCACTCTGCTCTCGATCTCCATCTAAATTATACATCGGAGAGGAGGCTATACCTTTCGGATTCAATCTCATAAGCCTCCTCCTAAAGAAACCCAATGTCGACTCTCAAAAGAAATGGGTTTGAAGGAATGataaaaagggaggaggagagaaggCAATGAGTTGTTTGTTGTGGGTGGGAGGAAGGTATTCATAGCTATTTATAGCTTTCTGAGACGAAAATTGCCGTGGCGAGAATCAAGGGAAAGCTACTTCGGACGTTTTTGTCACGGCGTGTATCAATATACATACCAAAATTTAGaggcatatatatgtgtatatatatatatatgtatatatatatatatatatatatatgtatataaatatatatatatatatatgtatatatatatatatatatgtatatatatatatatgtatatatatgtatatatatgtatatgtatgtatgtatgtatgtatgtatatatgcctCTAAATTTTGGTATGTattctttgaatttaagtttAGTGTATACTTTCTTATATAAGGattttttgtttactttttttttatatagtgaCAAATTAAAAGGTCCAAATTTATGTGTtttatcacaatttatatgaggaAATACATCATTTTCAAACATTTAAATGGCATATTTGTATCTTAATTCTTTACCTATTGCTTAATGATCAAAGTTTCCTCTCGGAAGGGAGGGGTGTCGGATTTGAAGTGCACGTTATGTTGCCGACTAGGCTTGATTGAGTTGAGTGGCTTTTGTGAGATTAACCTACCGAGTTGGCATTGGATGACATCAATGATTCGTTAAAATACTTTTGACGTGGCGTCCGTCGTTTGATGCGTGTTTCAAGTTTACGTGATTGATGTTATGGTTTCTATTGATCTAACCGAGATGAGTTTCGATCCATAGAATGTAATAAAAGAATCAATGGCCAATAGATTATAAACCCACGAATAATACACACAAAAATTTCATGATTTGAcctctaaaaataaatatcatgtcaacatgcaataataataataataataataataataataataataataataataaaataataataataataataataataagttgaaTTGAATCACGCAGCAGATGTTAGCAATAATGTGGAATCTCAGCAGTGATGTAATCCACCCATCTAACAGTATTCTAATCGATAGAGTCAAGAAAAAAAGGAACATAAAATTCCACAGCACTTGACATCATTTTCTAATGCAGCAACAGGAAATCTTTCCTTGCACTCGACGAGCACTTGTAAACCACTTGGCGTGGCGCGGTGGCATTATTTTGCGTCTCGGATTCGACAAAGGAGGTTTTTATGTTGCTTGCGTCACTGTGAAATGAACCTAATTCTTCCTTTTTCAGCAAAAAAACAACTCTTTTTCGAAagatgatagatagatagatagattttATTCCttgaaataagagagagagagagagagagaaacgtgAACGTAATTTGCATGTGAAGTAGGTTTTGCGATTGGACCCGATCGAGAACTCGAAtgcttttttatatatataattcatcctTTTTTAAGCAAAAAAGAACAATTCTATTTTTAAAGATGATAGATACAGCAGAGAGAAACGTGAGAGAACTCGATTGGATCCGATCGAGAGaactctattattattattattattttttttttacaaagagcAAATGATGACGATATAATTTTAgttcaaaattttatgatatattctATCTGTCAAAGTCTTTACTAATTAAACTATCCCTACCATCAAAATTTGAACCATTAGCTACTCAAATCAGATTTTGATCGATCAAATATTTCCTTATGATGTATCTCTCATCCTTCCAATTGTACCAAAGTTCTCTTCCAATGAGTAGATGCACTTATGATTGGATCCTACAAATACAAGTTATAATGAATGCTCTCTTAGGTGAAAAAC from Musa acuminata AAA Group cultivar baxijiao chromosome BXJ1-3, Cavendish_Baxijiao_AAA, whole genome shotgun sequence encodes the following:
- the LOC103979161 gene encoding F-box protein At3g26010 isoform X2 — its product is MRLNPKGIASSPMYNLDGDREQSGGAIGLFSEATMSDDVCFEILARLPVEALFRFSCVSREWHRLISDDYLRWRLPLLASAVFYRCGDGESEKPRFACTSRGSLRECSLEFFPFHRSSAIVDCCHGLLLSYSSFHSMFYVVSPITMRWVELPRPPKRAQLSVLAFDPRHSSEYKVVAFTGWLPRGAELMVFASETGRWAERSVQWGLDPDAMTTTLRYFAGTLYILAHPNYAVAVDLGDDSVCRLIELPEAMKHGARLDMSAGGLQYACNDGGRLRVWMHNESSGGGWVLKHSVNVNGAVVALHPEREVAYLRADWKLVSYDLRKNKVEEVLEMEEERETACYVVNMWLFPFSRHMSDCLATRTVVEAYPSDVKEYSV
- the LOC103979161 gene encoding F-box protein At3g26010 isoform X1; the encoded protein is MRLNPKGIASSPMYNLDGDREQSGGAIGLFSSEATMSDDVCFEILARLPVEALFRFSCVSREWHRLISDDYLRWRLPLLASAVFYRCGDGESEKPRFACTSRGSLRECSLEFFPFHRSSAIVDCCHGLLLSYSSFHSMFYVVSPITMRWVELPRPPKRAQLSVLAFDPRHSSEYKVVAFTGWLPRGAELMVFASETGRWAERSVQWGLDPDAMTTTLRYFAGTLYILAHPNYAVAVDLGDDSVCRLIELPEAMKHGARLDMSAGGLQYACNDGGRLRVWMHNESSGGGWVLKHSVNVNGAVVALHPEREVAYLRADWKLVSYDLRKNKVEEVLEMEEERETACYVVNMWLFPFSRHMSDCLATRTVVEAYPSDVKEYSV
- the LOC103979161 gene encoding F-box protein At3g26010 isoform X3, which translates into the protein MSDDVCFEILARLPVEALFRFSCVSREWHRLISDDYLRWRLPLLASAVFYRCGDGESEKPRFACTSRGSLRECSLEFFPFHRSSAIVDCCHGLLLSYSSFHSMFYVVSPITMRWVELPRPPKRAQLSVLAFDPRHSSEYKVVAFTGWLPRGAELMVFASETGRWAERSVQWGLDPDAMTTTLRYFAGTLYILAHPNYAVAVDLGDDSVCRLIELPEAMKHGARLDMSAGGLQYACNDGGRLRVWMHNESSGGGWVLKHSVNVNGAVVALHPEREVAYLRADWKLVSYDLRKNKVEEVLEMEEERETACYVVNMWLFPFSRHMSDCLATRTVVEAYPSDVKEYSV